The nucleotide window GAATCGCCTTTGTCACGCCCGGTCCGTCCTCAAACCCACTTCAAAAACCTACGTCGCGCTTTTGCGGTGCCGTATGCGCGATTTTGCGTATCTGTGCGGTGCACAATCCGGGCCATGTTTTCCCCATCAGGGCGTTGTTCAGCAAAAAGGGGAAGTCATGTCAGACGAAAGAAATCAGGGATTACAGTCGGCCTTCCGGCGCAAATTGCTCATGGGAATGGCGGCGTTGCCCGCCATGTCGTTCCTTCCCAGCCCGTCCTTCGGAGCGGGGCCGGCCACCTCCGCCGTCAACACCACGGGCCTCGCGGTGACTGATACGGAAGTCACCGTCGGCATCCTGCATTCGGTGACCGGCACCATGGCGATTTCGGAAACCGGATCGGTGGAAGCCGAAAAGCTCGCGATCGAGCAGATCAACGCCTCGGGCGGCGTGCTCGGCCGTAAGATCAAGTTCATCCAGGAAGACGGCGCCAGCGACTGGCCGACCTTCGCGGAAAAGGCGAAGAAGCTGCTGGTCAACGACAAGTGCGCCGCCGTCATGGGCTGCTGGACCTCGGCCTCCCGCAAGGCGGTGCTGCCGGTGTTCGAGCAGTACAACGGTATGCTCTACTATCCAACCTTCTATGAAGGTCTCGAGCAGTCGAAGAACGTCATTTACACTGGCCAGGAAGCCACCCAGCAGATCATCGCCGGCCTCGATTGGGTCAACAAGACCAAGAGCGCGAAGACTTTCTACCTGCTCGGTTCGGATTACATCTGGCCGCGGACGTCGAACAAGATCGCGCGCAAGCACATTGAAGGCCATCTGCAGGGCTGTAAGGTCGTTGGCGAAGAATACTTCCCGCTCGGCCACACCCAGTTCAACTCGGTCATCAACAAGATCAAGCTAACCAAGCCGGACGTGATCTACGCCATCATCGTCGGCGGATCGAACGTTGCGTTCTACAAGCAGCTTAAGGCGGCGGGCATCGATCTGTCGAAGCAGACGCTGCTCACCATCTCGGTCACGGAAGACGAAATCGACGGTATCGGCGGTGAAAATATCGCGGGCGCCTTCGCTTGCATGAAGTACTTCCAGTCGCTCGACAACGCGAACAACAAGGAATTCGTCGCCGCCTTCAAGAAGATGTGGGGCGAGAAGACCGTGATCGGAGACGTCACACAGGCGGCTTATCTCGGCCCGTGGCTCTGGAAGCTGACGGTGGAAAAGGCGCAGAGCTTCGATGTCGACAAGATCGCCGCCGCTTCGCCCGGCGTGGAATTCAAGGGCGCGCCCGAAGGCTACGTGCGCATCCATGAAAACCACCATCTCTGGTCGAAGACCCGCGTCGGCAAGGCAAAGGCGGATGGCCAGTACGAACTGGTTTATGAGACCGCCGATCTCGTCGAACCAAATCCGTTCCCGAAAGGCTACCAGTAAGCCGCTTGCGACTTGCTCCGAGCTCCCAGACGTGGACCACAGGCCCGCGTTCACAGCCCTCGCGCCGCGAATTCGTTCGCGGCGCGAGATCCCCTCCCGCGGAGAGACTTCCATGTTCGGCGACTATTCGATTGGTGACCTTGGCTCCATCTTCGTGATGCAGGGCTTCGCAGGTCTCATTCTGTTTTCCGTCTATGTGCTGATGGCGCTGGGACTGGCGATCATCTTCGGCCAGATGGGTGTCATCAACATGGCCCATGGCGAGTTCATGATCCTCGGGGCCTATGTCACCTGGCTCACGTCGAACTTCTTTCAGAGTCATCTGCCGTCGTTGTTCGCCGGCTACTTCTTTATCGCGATGATATTCGCGTTCATCGCATCCGGCGCGCTCGGGATGCTGGTGGAATGGGCGCTGATCCGGCATCTCTATAAACGCCCGCTGGACACACTGCTTGCGACCTGGGGCCTCAGCCTCATGCTGCAGCAGGCCTATCGCTCGATCTTCGGCGCACGCGAAGTCGGCGTCGAACTGCCGGAGTGGATGATGGGCTCATGGCAGGCGACCGACACAATCCAGATTCCGATCAACGGCATGTTCGTGATGGCTCTCACGGTGCTGATCACGATCGGTGTCGCCTACATCATGTTTCGCTCCCGCTGGGGTCAGCAGATGCGCGCCGTCATGCAGAACCGCATCATGGCCGGCGCCGTTGGCATCAACACCGAGAAGGTGGACCGTTATACCTTCGCGCTCGGCTGCGGCATCGCCGGTGTCGCGGGCTCCGCCTTTACCATGATCGGCTCGACCGGGCCGACATCCGGCCAGCTCTACATCGTGGACACCTTCCTTGTGGTGGTCTTCGGCGGTGCTGCCAGCCTGCTTGGCACGATCGCGTCCGCTTTCACGATCTCCCAGGCCCAGTCGACCCTTGAATTCTTCCTGTCGGGCTCGATGGCCAAGGTGCTCACGCTGCTTGCGATCGTCGGCATCCTGATGCTGCGCCCGCAGGGTCTGTTCGCCCTCAAGGTCCGTAAGTGAATCGAGAAGGCCAGAAAAATGTCCGAGACACCGCTCATTAAAACAGTCCACGACAATCCTCGCTTCGCAAACCGCTCCGAGCTGATCGGCATCGCCGTGCTGGCCGTGATTCTGATTGTGATCCTGCCGCTGTCGCTGGATATCTTTCGGCTCAACCTCGTGGCGAAGTATCTGACTTACGCTTTCGTCGCACTCGGTCTGGTGATCTGCTGGGGCTATGGCGGCATTCTCAGCCTCGGGCAGGGCGTGTTCTTCGGCCTCGGCGGCTACTGCATGGCGATGTTCCTCAAGCTTGAAGCATCGAGCGTTGCAAACACCAAGATTCAGTCGACGCCCGGCATTCCGGACTTCATGGACTGGAATCAGCTCACGCAACTGCCGTTCTTCTGGAAGCCGTTCAACAGCCTGACTTTCACGATCATCGCGATCATTCTGGTGCCGGCCGTGTTTGCCTTCATCATCGGCGCGGCAATGTTCAAGCGCCGCGTCGGCGGTACCTACTTCGCGATCATCACCCAGGCGATCGCTGCGATCATGACCATTCTGATCATCGGCCAGCAGGGCTATACCGGTGGCGTCAACGGCATCACCGATCTGCGCACGCTGAAGGGATGGGACATCCGCACCGATCATGCGAAGTTCATTCTCTACTTCGTCGAGGTCGCCTGCCTGTTCGGCTGCATCGGGATCGCGCAGTTCATCCGGCACTCCAAGCTTGGACGTATCCTTGTCGCCATGCGCGAGAAGGAGGATCGCGTTCGGTTCTCCGGCTATAGCGTCGCGAATTTCAAGATCTTCGCCTATTGCGCGGCAGCTGTGTTCGCAGCCATCGGCGGTGCGATGTTCACCCTCGAAGTCGGATTCATGTCGCCGTCCTTCGTCGGCATCGTGCCTTCCATCGAGATGGTGATCTACACCGCGGTCGGCGGTCGGCTGTCGATCCTGGGCGCGGTTTACGGCACGCTGCTGGTGAATTTCGCCAAGACCAGCTTCTCGGAATCTTTCCCAGAACTCTGGCTGTTCGGCCTCGGCGCGCTGTTTATCGCTGTTGTGCTGGCCTTCCCGAATGGTCTCGCCGGAATCTGGCGCGATCACATCCAGCCACGGATCGAGCGCCTGTTTGCTTCGCGCGTCAAGAGCGGCGGAAAAAGCGGCTGGACCGGCGGCTCGGTCGCCGACGGCGCACCTGCGGAATAGGAGAGCATTATGCTTGTCGGTCATCAGCCAAAAGACTTTCTCCTCGCTGTCGAGTCGTTGACGGTCTCGTTCGACGGCTTCAAGGCGGTGAACGATCTGTCGTTCTACGTCGATGAAAACGAAATCCGCGTCATCATCGGTCCGAACGGCGCTGGCAAGACGACGGTGCTCGATCTGATCTGCGGAAAGACCAAGGCGACATCGGGCTCCATCCAGTTCCGCGGCAAGGAACTGACCAAGATGAAGGAGAACGAGATTGTTCAGACCGGTGTCGGCCGCAAGTTCCAGACGCCGTCGATCTATGACGATCTTACCGTGTTCGAAAATCTCGAAATCTCCTATCCGCGCGGACGGACGGTGTTCGGCGCGCTGACATTCCAGCGCGACAAGGCGGTGCGTGAACGCGTCGAGGAAGTCGCCGAAATGATCTTTCTCAAGGATCGCCTCGGCATGAGCGCCGAACTGCTCAGCCACGGCCAGAAGCAATGGCTTGAGATCGGCATGCTGCTGATCCAGGACCCGGATCTTCTGATGCTTGACGAGCCGGTGGCCGGCATGAGCGTCAGCGAGCGGGTGAAGACCGCCGAATTGCTGAATCGCATCATCAAGGATCGATCGGTTCTGGTGATCGAGCACGACATGAAATTCGTTGAGGACATCGCCCATAAGGTGACGGTGCTGCATCAGGGCCAGATTCTGTCAGAAGGATCGATGGAGCAGGTCAAGAACGATCCGAAGGTCATCGAAGTCTATCTCGGTCACTGACACCACTGTTAGCTGAAGGAATACGCAATGCTGGCGATTTCGGATCTTCACGTCGCTTACGGACAGAGCGAAGTCCTGCATGGTCTCAACGTATCGGTCGCGCCCAATGAGATCGTTGCGATCATGGGACGCAACGGCATGGGCAAGACCACGCTGATGAAGTCGCTGATGGGAATCGTGCCGACCAAGAGCGGATCGGTGACCATGGAAGGCAATGAACTCAGCAAGCTGAAGAGCTATGAGCGCGTCGCCAAGGGCCTCGCCTATGTGCCGCAGGGCCGCATGATCTTCTCGACCATGACGGTGAAGGAGAATATCGAGACGGGCCTTGTCGCCCACGGCGACAAGGATGTGCCGGGCGACATCTACGAACTGTTTCCGGTGCTGCTCGAGATGAAGAGCCGCCGCGGCGGCAATCTGTCCGGTGGCCAGCAGCAGCAGCTTGCGATTGCCCGTGCGCTCGCGACAAGGCCGAAGGTTCTGCTGCTCGATGAGCCGACCGAAGGCATCCAGCCGTCGATCATTCGCGAGATGGCCCGCACGCTCAAGCGTATCCGCGATGAACGCGGCCTGTCCATCATCGTGTCCGAGCAGGTCCTCAGCTTCGCACTCGACGTCGCTGATCGGGTTCTTGTCATCGAGAATGGTGAGATTGTCCGCGATGAAGCCCGCGAGGGCATCGATGCGGAGCAGGTCGCCAAATATCTGTCTGTCTGAACTCAGTTCGTAACCAAGGGGAGAGCATCACGATGCCAGAAACACTGATCAAGGTCGATCTCAATCAGTCGGCCTACGACAACGACAAGGTCCACAATCGCTGGCACCCCGACATTCCTATGGTGGAGTGGGTCAATCCGGGCGACGATTTCATCATCGAGACCTACGACTGGACCGGTGGCTTCATCAAGAACAACGATTCCGCCGATGACGTGCGTGATATCGACCTGTCGATCGTGCACTTCCTCTCGGGTCCGATCGGCGTGAAGGGTGCTGAGCCGGGTGATCTGCTGGTGGTCGACCTGCTCGACGTCGGTCCGATGAAGGAGAGCCTGTGGGGCTTCAACGGCTTCTTCTCCAAGCAGAACGGTGGCGGCTTTCTGACCGATCACTTCCCGCTGGCGCAGAAGTCGATCTGGGACTTCAAGGGCATGTACACCTCGTCGCGGCATATTCCCGGCGTGAATTTCGCAGGGCTTATCCATCCGGGTCTGATCGGCTGTCTGCCCGATCCCAAGATGCTGTCGATGTGGAACGAGCGCGAAACTGCATTGATCGCCACCAATCCGACCCGCGTGCCGGGCCTTGCCAATCCGCCATTCGGCCCGACGGCGCATATGGGCCGGCTCAAGGGCGACGCAAAGGCGAAAGCTGCTGCGGAAGGCGCGCGCACCGTTCCGCCGCGTGAGCATGGCGGCAACTGCGATATCAAGGATCTGTCGCGCGGCTCGAAGATCTATTTCCCGGTCTACGTTCCGGGCGCGGGTCTCTCGATGGGCGACCTGCACTTCAGCCAGGGCGATGGCGAAATCACCTTCTGCGGGGCCATCGAAATGGCCGGCTGGCTGCATATCAAGGTCGATGTCATCAAGGACGGCATGGCGAAGTACGGCATCAAGAATCCGATCTTCAAGCCGTCGCCCGTGACGCCGAACTACAACAACTATCTGATCTTCGAGGGCATCTCGGTCGACGAGGCCGGCAAACAGCACTATCTCGATGTGCACATCGCCTACCGTCAGGCATGTTTGAATGCGATCGAGTACCTGAAGAAATTCGGATATTCCGGTGCACAGGCCTATTCGATCCTCGGAACGGCTCCGGTGCAAGGTCACATCTCGGGCGTCGTGGACGTGCCGAACGCCTGCGCCACGCTGTGGCTGCCGACAGAAATCTTCGACTTCGACATCATGCCGTCGTCGGCCGGCCCGATCAAACACATCAAGGGCGGCATCGACATGCCGCTGTCGCCGGACAAGTAAGAGTCCCCGCGTGAGAATGCGGGAGCGGCACGTATCTGCCGCCCCCGTGTTCACGCAGGATCGCGAAAGCAGACAAACGGGGAGACGGGCTGTGCCGATTTACGAGTATCTTTGCAACGATTGCGGACCATTCACCGACATGCGGCCGATGGCCGAGAGCGATGATCCGCAGATTTGCCCACAATGCACGACGCAGGCGCCACGAGTGATCCTGACCGCACCGCACTTTGCCTGCATGCCGGCTGAGAGGCGTAAAGCTTATGCCACCAACGAACGCAGCGCCAACGCGCCGAAGACGTTGAGTGAATATAAGGCTTCGCATGGGCCGGGTTGCGGCTGCTGTTCAAGCGGCAAGCCGTCGCGGTTGATGACGAAATCACGCTCCGGCGCGAAAGGTTTCCCCACCGCGCGGCCATGGATGATCAGTCATTAATGTTGAGTTGAACGATTGCCAGGAGTGTTGTTCGGCAATCACGTCAATACCCAAAAATCATTCTTCGAGGAGAGTCCTTCCAAGGGAAGGGGCGGATCAATTTGATCCGCCGTCACGTGATGGGTTGTCTGCGCGGTTCGACAATCGCGAACATGCGCGGAAATTCGTCCATCAATCCCATCAGTTCAGCAAGTTTCATGGCATTTCCCGTCACCTTGATCTGCCCGGCCATGACAGCCTCGGGAAAGCTCGTTTGCTTGGCGATCACACCATTGAAGAGATCGCGTGTCAGAGCGAAGCCTGCATCGGCCTCTGCCGATTGCGCGCCGGAAAGGTAGGTGAGGGCGCAATTCTCAAGCGTCAACACAAAGGTTTCGTTCGTGTCGGTGAATTGCCAGTTCAGCGTAATGTGCTTGCCCTCGGCCTTCGGGCCGTTCAGCCGGACGCCGAGCACATCCCACAGTTGTTCCGTACGCAAGGCGGCGAGCGTCTCGCGCGGCATGCCGGGGCGCGGCGGCAGATTCGGCATGCCGTGCCGCAATTCCTGTGCTGCGAAGAGATATGAGTTTCTCCAGGTTGCACTTTCGGAGAGATATCCGAGCTGTTCGAACGTATCCGCAAGGAGTGTCTTCGCGTCGCTGTTGTCAGATTCGGCAAATACCAGATGGCTCAAGGCCTGGGCGATGAAGCGAAACTCGCCTTTTTCGAAGTCCTTTCGGGCGCGGCTCAGAATCGATGCCGCGCCTCCCATGTACTCGACGTATTTCTTGCCAGCCTCGATGCGCGGCAAAGGATCGAGATTGGCCGGGTTGGCGTCGTACCAGCCAAGATATTTCTGATAGATTGCCTTCACGTTATGGCGGATATGGCCGTAATAGCCGCGCGCGTGCCACGCGTCGTCGAGGCTTGAGGGAAGCTTGATCGTTTCGGCGATCTCCGCGGCGTTGAGTCCGTGATTCATGAGGCGCACGGTCTGGTCATGCGCGAATTTGTAGAGATCTCGCTGCTCGCGGATCATGGTGTCGACGCGATCCGTGCCCCACACCGGCCAATGATGCTGGCCGCACATGGCCTGAGCCTTGCCGCCCCACATCTGCAGAGCCTCGTTCAGATATTTCGACCAGGCGAGCGCATCGCGCACGTCCGCCCCGCGGAACGGCAGGAGGTTATGAAAGTTGTGCGTACAATTCTCGGCGAGATTGAGCACTTTATAACGCGGAAGATAGAAGTGCATCTCCGCAGGCGCCTCAGAGTT belongs to Alphaproteobacteria bacterium and includes:
- the urtA gene encoding urea ABC transporter substrate-binding protein, whose amino-acid sequence is MSDERNQGLQSAFRRKLLMGMAALPAMSFLPSPSFGAGPATSAVNTTGLAVTDTEVTVGILHSVTGTMAISETGSVEAEKLAIEQINASGGVLGRKIKFIQEDGASDWPTFAEKAKKLLVNDKCAAVMGCWTSASRKAVLPVFEQYNGMLYYPTFYEGLEQSKNVIYTGQEATQQIIAGLDWVNKTKSAKTFYLLGSDYIWPRTSNKIARKHIEGHLQGCKVVGEEYFPLGHTQFNSVINKIKLTKPDVIYAIIVGGSNVAFYKQLKAAGIDLSKQTLLTISVTEDEIDGIGGENIAGAFACMKYFQSLDNANNKEFVAAFKKMWGEKTVIGDVTQAAYLGPWLWKLTVEKAQSFDVDKIAAASPGVEFKGAPEGYVRIHENHHLWSKTRVGKAKADGQYELVYETADLVEPNPFPKGYQ
- the urtB gene encoding urea ABC transporter permease subunit UrtB yields the protein MFGDYSIGDLGSIFVMQGFAGLILFSVYVLMALGLAIIFGQMGVINMAHGEFMILGAYVTWLTSNFFQSHLPSLFAGYFFIAMIFAFIASGALGMLVEWALIRHLYKRPLDTLLATWGLSLMLQQAYRSIFGAREVGVELPEWMMGSWQATDTIQIPINGMFVMALTVLITIGVAYIMFRSRWGQQMRAVMQNRIMAGAVGINTEKVDRYTFALGCGIAGVAGSAFTMIGSTGPTSGQLYIVDTFLVVVFGGAASLLGTIASAFTISQAQSTLEFFLSGSMAKVLTLLAIVGILMLRPQGLFALKVRK
- the urtC gene encoding urea ABC transporter permease subunit UrtC translates to MSETPLIKTVHDNPRFANRSELIGIAVLAVILIVILPLSLDIFRLNLVAKYLTYAFVALGLVICWGYGGILSLGQGVFFGLGGYCMAMFLKLEASSVANTKIQSTPGIPDFMDWNQLTQLPFFWKPFNSLTFTIIAIILVPAVFAFIIGAAMFKRRVGGTYFAIITQAIAAIMTILIIGQQGYTGGVNGITDLRTLKGWDIRTDHAKFILYFVEVACLFGCIGIAQFIRHSKLGRILVAMREKEDRVRFSGYSVANFKIFAYCAAAVFAAIGGAMFTLEVGFMSPSFVGIVPSIEMVIYTAVGGRLSILGAVYGTLLVNFAKTSFSESFPELWLFGLGALFIAVVLAFPNGLAGIWRDHIQPRIERLFASRVKSGGKSGWTGGSVADGAPAE
- the urtD gene encoding urea ABC transporter ATP-binding protein UrtD, producing the protein MLVGHQPKDFLLAVESLTVSFDGFKAVNDLSFYVDENEIRVIIGPNGAGKTTVLDLICGKTKATSGSIQFRGKELTKMKENEIVQTGVGRKFQTPSIYDDLTVFENLEISYPRGRTVFGALTFQRDKAVRERVEEVAEMIFLKDRLGMSAELLSHGQKQWLEIGMLLIQDPDLLMLDEPVAGMSVSERVKTAELLNRIIKDRSVLVIEHDMKFVEDIAHKVTVLHQGQILSEGSMEQVKNDPKVIEVYLGH
- the urtE gene encoding urea ABC transporter ATP-binding subunit UrtE; the encoded protein is MLAISDLHVAYGQSEVLHGLNVSVAPNEIVAIMGRNGMGKTTLMKSLMGIVPTKSGSVTMEGNELSKLKSYERVAKGLAYVPQGRMIFSTMTVKENIETGLVAHGDKDVPGDIYELFPVLLEMKSRRGGNLSGGQQQQLAIARALATRPKVLLLDEPTEGIQPSIIREMARTLKRIRDERGLSIIVSEQVLSFALDVADRVLVIENGEIVRDEAREGIDAEQVAKYLSV
- a CDS encoding acetamidase/formamidase family protein encodes the protein MPETLIKVDLNQSAYDNDKVHNRWHPDIPMVEWVNPGDDFIIETYDWTGGFIKNNDSADDVRDIDLSIVHFLSGPIGVKGAEPGDLLVVDLLDVGPMKESLWGFNGFFSKQNGGGFLTDHFPLAQKSIWDFKGMYTSSRHIPGVNFAGLIHPGLIGCLPDPKMLSMWNERETALIATNPTRVPGLANPPFGPTAHMGRLKGDAKAKAAAEGARTVPPREHGGNCDIKDLSRGSKIYFPVYVPGAGLSMGDLHFSQGDGEITFCGAIEMAGWLHIKVDVIKDGMAKYGIKNPIFKPSPVTPNYNNYLIFEGISVDEAGKQHYLDVHIAYRQACLNAIEYLKKFGYSGAQAYSILGTAPVQGHISGVVDVPNACATLWLPTEIFDFDIMPSSAGPIKHIKGGIDMPLSPDK
- a CDS encoding zinc ribbon domain-containing protein — translated: MPIYEYLCNDCGPFTDMRPMAESDDPQICPQCTTQAPRVILTAPHFACMPAERRKAYATNERSANAPKTLSEYKASHGPGCGCCSSGKPSRLMTKSRSGAKGFPTARPWMISH
- a CDS encoding MBL fold metallo-hydrolase yields the protein MAEQNSPERPKDASLAVKAQHDATLKALPFSDTRDFDDASRGFLGTREHARILSDNGREVWSLEPYGFLGEQAAPPTADPSLWRQSRLNMNHGLFEVVPGVYQVRGFDIANMTLIEGDNGVIVVDTLTSIEGARAALELYREHRGHRPVTAVMFTHTHTDHWGGARGVLDDATLAAGNVPIIAPDLFLEHAVSENIIAGPAMLRRAQYQFGPLLAKGPRGQIDCGLGKSMAAGLVELLRPTDLIKATGDTRTIDGVTFEFQMAPNSEAPAEMHFYLPRYKVLNLAENCTHNFHNLLPFRGADVRDALAWSKYLNEALQMWGGKAQAMCGQHHWPVWGTDRVDTMIREQRDLYKFAHDQTVRLMNHGLNAAEIAETIKLPSSLDDAWHARGYYGHIRHNVKAIYQKYLGWYDANPANLDPLPRIEAGKKYVEYMGGAASILSRARKDFEKGEFRFIAQALSHLVFAESDNSDAKTLLADTFEQLGYLSESATWRNSYLFAAQELRHGMPNLPPRPGMPRETLAALRTEQLWDVLGVRLNGPKAEGKHITLNWQFTDTNETFVLTLENCALTYLSGAQSAEADAGFALTRDLFNGVIAKQTSFPEAVMAGQIKVTGNAMKLAELMGLMDEFPRMFAIVEPRRQPIT